One window of the Zea mays cultivar B73 chromosome 3, Zm-B73-REFERENCE-NAM-5.0, whole genome shotgun sequence genome contains the following:
- the LOC100281650 gene encoding CBL-interacting protein kinase 11, with the protein MDGRRTILMGRYEIGKQLGQGTFAKVFYARNLTTGLAVAIKMINKDKVMKVGLMEQIKREISIMRLVKHPNILQLYEVMASKSKIYFVLEYAKGGELFNKIAKGGKLSEDAARKYFQQLVSAVDFCHSRGVYHRDLKPENLLLDENENLKVSDFGLSALAESKRQDGLLHTTCGTPAYVAPEVLSRKGYDGAKSDVWSCGVILFVLVAGYLPFHDTNLIEMYRKISRAEFRCPRFFSTELKDLLHKILVPDPSTRISISRIKRSAWYRKPVEAHAKKNEAETSENTCTGEGTTSVSTECSTSEGNQGPLSLPNLNAFDIICLSTGFNLSGFFEDKYGRREERFTTRQPVTTVFTKLKELAKRLKLRVKKKENGTLKLAAPKEGKKGMLELDAEIFEVAPSLLLVELKKTNGDTLEYQKLVKEEIRPALKDIVWVWQDDQHQCSQSPESLLSPPETQDELRLSLPQQEGQDFLEAPLPSLSLDQLKSPTAPEQAEQLPQPEQLQTPIAPEEQIN; encoded by the coding sequence ATGGATGGGAGGAGGACAATTTTGATGGGACGATATGAAATTGGTAAACAGCTGGGACAAGGAACCTTTGCAAAGGTCTTTTATGCTCGTAATCTTACTACTGGCCTGGCTGTTGCCATAAAGATGATTAACAAGGACAAGGTCATGAAGGTTGGGCTCATGGAGCAGATAAAGAGGGAGATCTCAATAATGAGGTTAGTGAAGCATCCAAATATTCTTCAGCTTTATGAGGTTATGGCTAGCAAGAGCAAAATTTATTTTGTTCTGGAGTATGCTAAAGGTGGTGAGCTTTTCAACAAAATTGCTAAGGGGGGAAAGCTCAGTGAGGATGCTGCGAGGAAATATTTCCAGCAGTTGGTCAGTGCTGTTGATTTTTGCCACAGTCGAGGTGTCTATCACCGTGACTTGAAGCCTGAAAACCTTCTACTTGATGAGAATGAAAACCTTAAAGTCTCAGATTTTGGCCTAAGTGCTCTAGCTGAGTCCAAGAGGCAAGATGGTCTCCTGCATACCACATGTGGAACTCCAGCTTATGTTGCTCCTGAAGTGCTGAGTAGAAAAGGTTATGATGGTGCAAAGTCTGATGTGTGGTCTTGTGGAGTAATTCTTTTTGTGCTTGTGGCTGGTTACCTTCCTTTCCATGACACAAATTTGATAGAGATGTACAGGAAGATTTCCAGAGCCGAGTTTAGATGCCCTCGTTTTTTCTCAACTGAGCTGAAGGATCTGCTACATAAAATCCTTGTTCCAGATCCAAGCACTAGAATTTCTATCTCGAGGATAAAGAGGAGTGCTTGGTACAGAAAACCGGTTGAAGCACATGCAAAGAAAAATGAGGCAGAAACAAGCGAGAATACTTGTACGGGTGAAGGTACAACTTCTGTCTCAACAGAGTGCAGTACGTCTGAGGGAAATCAAGGGCCATTAAGCCTCCCAAACTTGAATGCATTTGACATCATCTGTCTCTCAACAGGTTTTAATCTTTCTGGGTTTTTTGAGGATAAGTATGGTCGCAGGGAAGAGAGATTTACTACCAGACAGCCTGTAACAACAGTATTTACAAAGCTGAAGGAGCTTGCCAAACGCCTAAAGTTGAGGGTCAAGAAGAAAGAAAATGGGACCTTGAAATTGGCAGCTCCGAAGGAAGGAAAGAAGGGTATGCTTGAGCTTGATGCAGAGATTTTTGAGGTTGCTCCTTCTTTGCTCTTAGTTGAGTTGAAAAAAACCAATGGGGACACGCTGGAGTATCAAAAGCTAGTGAAAGAGGAGATAAGGCCGGCACTGAAGGATATTGTTTGGGTTTGGCAAGATGATCAACACCAGTGCTCACAATCACCAGAGTCTCTATTATCACCACCGGAGACACAGGATGAATTGCGATTATCATTGCCTCAGCAAGAGGGTCAAGACTTCTTAGAAGCCCCATTGCCATCACTATCGCTTGACCAGTTGAAATCACCAACTGCCCCAGAGCAAGCAGAGCAACTGCCACAACCAGAACAGTTGCAAACGCCAATCGCTCCAGAGGAGCAAATTAACTAG
- the LOC100281650 gene encoding CBL-interacting protein kinase 11 isoform X1: MDGRRTILMGRYEIGKQLGQGTFAKVFYARNLTTGLAVAIKMINKDKVMKVGLMEQIKREISIMRLVKHPNILQLYEVMASKSKIYFVLEYAKGGELFNKIAKGGKLSEDAARKYFQQLVSAVDFCHSRGVYHRDLKPENLLLDENENLKVSDFGLSALAESKRQDGLLHTTCGTPAYVAPEVLSRKGYDGAKSDVWSCGVILFVLVAGYLPFHDTNLIEMYRKISRAEFRCPRFFSTELKDLLHKILVPDPSTRISISRIKRSAWYRKPVEAHAKKNEAETSENTCTGEGTTSVSTECSTSEGNQGPLSLPNLNAFDIICLSTGFNLSGFFEDKYGRREERFTTRQPVTTVFTKLKELAKRLKLRVKKKENGTLKLAAPKEGKKGMLELDAEIFEVAPSLLLVELKKTNGDTLEYQKLVKEEIRPALKDIVWVWQDDQHQCSQSPESLLSPPETQDELRLSLPQQEGQDLASRATATTRTVANANRSRGAN, from the exons ATGGATGGGAGGAGGACAATTTTGATGGGACGATATGAAATTGGTAAACAGCTGGGACAAGGAACCTTTGCAAAGGTCTTTTATGCTCGTAATCTTACTACTGGCCTGGCTGTTGCCATAAAGATGATTAACAAGGACAAGGTCATGAAGGTTGGGCTCATGGAGCAGATAAAGAGGGAGATCTCAATAATGAGGTTAGTGAAGCATCCAAATATTCTTCAGCTTTATGAGGTTATGGCTAGCAAGAGCAAAATTTATTTTGTTCTGGAGTATGCTAAAGGTGGTGAGCTTTTCAACAAAATTGCTAAGGGGGGAAAGCTCAGTGAGGATGCTGCGAGGAAATATTTCCAGCAGTTGGTCAGTGCTGTTGATTTTTGCCACAGTCGAGGTGTCTATCACCGTGACTTGAAGCCTGAAAACCTTCTACTTGATGAGAATGAAAACCTTAAAGTCTCAGATTTTGGCCTAAGTGCTCTAGCTGAGTCCAAGAGGCAAGATGGTCTCCTGCATACCACATGTGGAACTCCAGCTTATGTTGCTCCTGAAGTGCTGAGTAGAAAAGGTTATGATGGTGCAAAGTCTGATGTGTGGTCTTGTGGAGTAATTCTTTTTGTGCTTGTGGCTGGTTACCTTCCTTTCCATGACACAAATTTGATAGAGATGTACAGGAAGATTTCCAGAGCCGAGTTTAGATGCCCTCGTTTTTTCTCAACTGAGCTGAAGGATCTGCTACATAAAATCCTTGTTCCAGATCCAAGCACTAGAATTTCTATCTCGAGGATAAAGAGGAGTGCTTGGTACAGAAAACCGGTTGAAGCACATGCAAAGAAAAATGAGGCAGAAACAAGCGAGAATACTTGTACGGGTGAAGGTACAACTTCTGTCTCAACAGAGTGCAGTACGTCTGAGGGAAATCAAGGGCCATTAAGCCTCCCAAACTTGAATGCATTTGACATCATCTGTCTCTCAACAGGTTTTAATCTTTCTGGGTTTTTTGAGGATAAGTATGGTCGCAGGGAAGAGAGATTTACTACCAGACAGCCTGTAACAACAGTATTTACAAAGCTGAAGGAGCTTGCCAAACGCCTAAAGTTGAGGGTCAAGAAGAAAGAAAATGGGACCTTGAAATTGGCAGCTCCGAAGGAAGGAAAGAAGGGTATGCTTGAGCTTGATGCAGAGATTTTTGAGGTTGCTCCTTCTTTGCTCTTAGTTGAGTTGAAAAAAACCAATGGGGACACGCTGGAGTATCAAAAGCTAGTGAAAGAGGAGATAAGGCCGGCACTGAAGGATATTGTTTGGGTTTGGCAAGATGATCAACACCAGTGCTCACAATCACCAGAGTCTCTATTATCACCACCGGAGACACAGGATGAATTGCGATTATCATTGCCTCAGCAAGAGGGTCAAGACTT AGCAAGCAGAGCAACTGCCACAACCAGAACAGTTGCAAACGCCAATCGCTCCAGAGGAGCAAATTAA
- the LOC100383263 gene encoding uncharacterized protein LOC100383263: protein MDAEMKQPLEGSMSLNIDSEGEPHIGNGSIVVENPASDLVKSESDRIKTFYQTVLSAIMVFVTAALSSYKDMKPLYSTTSHGKAHLSNLLVDEGLFIFMTFLCAMVLMMSEFVVHQHGRRGHVWCWVRTILVAVTGVMLIVADTILLIVTNRSNMLLSVLLVPEVLLFGVAVSVGAWMQESLPSSELGSRYDSAMKGTFDIATVGTIVSFTLQGGIVFGYLKTPDSNQVKHDPPLDLAACYATSTLSLTGMTMCAMPLAYLPNGMLEVLVRVVERLRSAVLAALAMMALVVSVEFLDGFVVVSFFPDAVTIALYYVVKLFSACQPREEISQLDFTFRIVAAAGFTLMTGLYAAFTGTDHYGFNLKTAMFILLLAVVSSLSRLAIPLHMPEAGVGGVIEFGIVSIALSFPLLALLAAIPLVFKVFVDHYINR, encoded by the exons ATGGATGCAGAAATGAAACAGCCACTTGAG GGATCCATGTCCCTGAACATCGACAGCGAAGGTGAACCCCACATTGGAAATGGATCGATCGTCGTCGAGAACCCTGCATCTGACCTGGTGAAGTCAGAATCTGACCGAATAAAAACCTTTTACCAGACGGTCCTGTCGGCTATCATGGTGTTCGTCACGGCAGCGCTATCAAGCTACAAGGACATGAAGCCTCTTTACTCGACCACAAGCCACGGCAAAGCTCACCTCAGCAACCTCCTAGTCGACGAGGGCCTATTCATATTCATGACCTTCTTGTGTGCTATGGTCCTAATGATGTCTGAGTTCGTCGTGCACCAGCATGGCCGGCGGGGCCATGTCTGGTGCTGGGTTCGCACCATTCTCGTTGCAGTCACCGGTGTGATGCTAATCGTGGCTGACACAATCCTCCTCATCGTGACGAACCGAAGCAACATGTTGCTGTCAGTTCTTCTTGTACCGGAGGTGTTGCTTTTCGGCGTGGCCGTGAGCGttggagcatggatgcaagagagtTTACCCAGCTCGGAGCTTGGCAGCAGGTACGATTCCGCCATGAAGGGAACCTTTGATATAGCTACAGTTGGCACCATTGTCTCGTTCACGCTTCAGGGGGGCATCGTCTTTGGCTACCTGAAAACCCCAGACAGTAATCAGGTCAAGCATGACCCGCCGCTGGACCTCGCTGCGTGCTACGCCACCTCGACGCTCTCCCTGACCGGAATGACAATGTGTGCCATGCCGCTGGCATATCTCCCCAACGGCATGCTGGAGGTTCTCGTCAGAGTCGTCGAGAGGCTTAGGAGTGCTGTGCTGGCCGCTCTGGCGATGATGGCGCTGGTCGTCTCAGTGGAGTTCCTGGATGGATTCGTCGTGGTCTCCTTCTTTCCCGACGCCGTCACGATTGCCCTGTACTACGTGGTGAAGCTGTTCTCGGCATGTCAACCCCGAGAGGAGATCTCACAGCTGGACTTCACCTTCCGGATCGTTGCCGCCGCGGGGTTCACGCTAATGACTGGACTCTATGCGGCTTTTACGGGGACAGATCACTATGGCTTCAACCTCAAGACCGCTATGTTCATCCTGTTGCTTGCAGTTGTGTCGAGCTTGAGCCGTCTGGCAATCCCACTTCACATGCCTGAGGCGGGAGTGGGAGGAGTCATCGAGTTCGGCATTGTTAGTATAGCTCTCTCTTTTCCCCTGCTGGCGCTTCTGGCTGCCATTCCATTGGTGTTCAAGGTCTTCGTCGACCATTACATCAATCGCTAG
- the LOC100278334 gene encoding uncharacterized protein isoform X1, with translation MECSRGRQRQMQRWRWCGRSMLKLAGLCVAVAICLCGVRSWACSGSGSGCRGSTVLLRSESLRRGRAAASCGNQGCYTTGQWRRLLADGPGSYPPRCTSKCGDCSPCYPVHVAVPPGVPVTTEYYPEAWRCKCGNRLYMP, from the exons ATGGAGTGCTCCCGGGGGAGGCAGAGGCAGATGCAGAGGTGGAGGTGGTGTGGCAGATCCATGCTAAAGCTGGCGGGGTTGTGCGTCGCCGTTGCCATCTGCCTGTGCGGCGTTCGGTCCTGGGCTTGCAGTGGCAGCGGCAGCGGCTGCAGGGGGAGTACTGTGTTGCTCCGTTCAG AGTCCTTGAGACGAGGACGAGCGGCAGCATCTTGCGGTAATCAG GGGTGCTACACGACTGGGCAATGGCGGCGGctgctggcggacggtccggggtCATACCCGCCACGGTGCACGTCCAAGTGCGGCGACTGCAGCCCGTGCTACCCGGTGCACGTGGCCGTGCCGCCGGGCGTGCCTGTCACCACCGAATACTACCCGGAGGCGTGGAGGTGCAAGTGCGGCAACCGGCTCTACATGCCATGA